TAGCCATCATCACGACAATACCTGGGGAGGCAAATCCAGCGCTGATGGCAGCTTGGCCAATAATTAACCCGCCTACAACTGATAACGTTTGACCAACAGTAGTTGGAATCCTAAGTCCAGCCTCTCTCAGTAACTCAAATAAAAAAATCATCATGAAGCCCTCTAAAGCAGTAGGAAACGGAACTCCCTCTCTTGACAAGGAAAGTGTTGCCAACAATGTATAGGGAATTTGATCAGGATGAAAGGCGGCTAAAGAAATCCAAAATCCTGGAAGAAAAACGGCTATAAGTAAGCTGAAAATCCGGAGGACCCTTCCGAAGCTTCCAAAAGGAGCCGTAGCATACTGGTCCTCTGCGTTATTTACGAAAAACACAAGGGTGACTGGTCCAACGGATGCAGTCGGTGAACCTTCTACTAATAGAAGGAAGCGACCATAGAGTAAGCAATTTACAGCATAATCAGGTCGTCCGGTGTATTCCATTAAAGGAAAAATGGTAAAAGTTCGGTCGGCAACCAGCTCTTCAATTTGAGCAGACGAAACGACGGCATCGACATTAATTTTATTTAGTCGGGATCGTACTTGTGCTAAAACATCCTGCGAAATAACATCCTTCAAATAAAGAACAGCAACCTTCGTTTTACTTCTAGTTCCGATTACAAATTCTTCATAATTAAGGGAGCTTGTTTTCAATCTTTTACGAATTAACCCTATATTTGTTTGCAGTTCTTCAACAAAGCCATCCCTTCCTCCTTTCAGAGTCACTTCCGTGCTAGGCGCTTCTACAGATCTTGCAGGCAGTTTAGCTAATTTAATCGAATAAGCCAGCTTAAATTCAGGGAGAAAAAAGAGAAATTCACCTTCAAAAACTTTTTGGGCGAGCTCCTCCTGTGATAAATCTGACTTTATGGAAGTGATAGGGAAAACAACTTTTGACTCCAATTCCTTTGCATTACCGGAAAATTCATTTTCCAATACATAATGAAGACGAGGCAATATCGTGCTTCTCAATTCTTTTGTATCAATGAGACTTTGACAATATAAAGATAAAATAGAAAAAGAAAGTACACCTTTGCCGATTTGCTGTCTTTGGAAGAGGACATCTTTGGACCCTTCAAACCAGCCCTTTAAAACTTCCTCATCCCACTTGATCTTCATCATATCTTGATCAGCTCGATTATTGCGCCTCATTCGTTTTAACTCCTTTCTTTTTATTCGCAAACATGGAGAGGAAGGCCAAAAGTACAAAAAGAAAGAGCATGAATACAACCGTGCCCGGTAAAAATAAGCGGGATAAAAATAAATAAAAAGCGGTATCGTTAATGGACAAAATGGATAGCAAAATAATCCCTCCGAAAATAAAGAGCTGTAATCCATATTTTACCTTCTTGTTTGTAACTTGAAGAAGATCTGGGATTAAAAAAGAAAGAAGAGACATACGGATGAAAGCTCCAACGAACCACTGATAAACAGATAAAAAGTCAAGATGTTCAATATAACGACCGATTGAAACAAGTCTCCATTCCTCAAAGGCTGGGTATCGTTGCTTAGCAGCTACGAACGGTCCAAACTCTATGATAGCCCCGATGGTTGGTCCAATTGTAAGTACTAAAAAAATGATTCCAATCCAAATCAAAGTAGAGAATTTTAATTTTGTCTTTAAGTGATGATGAATAAATAAGATAAAGCCAAACTCGACAAATCCTGATATTGGATAGATCATACCTTTAATAACAGGTGAGGTGCCATACTCCATATATGGTTTTAAAAAAGAGAAGTCTTTATTCGGAAAATTCGCAGTCATGACAAAAAAACCTAAAATAATAACGAT
The DNA window shown above is from Neobacillus sp. WH10 and carries:
- a CDS encoding spore germination protein, encoding MRRNNRADQDMMKIKWDEEVLKGWFEGSKDVLFQRQQIGKGVLSFSILSLYCQSLIDTKELRSTILPRLHYVLENEFSGNAKELESKVVFPITSIKSDLSQEELAQKVFEGEFLFFLPEFKLAYSIKLAKLPARSVEAPSTEVTLKGGRDGFVEELQTNIGLIRKRLKTSSLNYEEFVIGTRSKTKVAVLYLKDVISQDVLAQVRSRLNKINVDAVVSSAQIEELVADRTFTIFPLMEYTGRPDYAVNCLLYGRFLLLVEGSPTASVGPVTLVFFVNNAEDQYATAPFGSFGRVLRIFSLLIAVFLPGFWISLAAFHPDQIPYTLLATLSLSREGVPFPTALEGFMMIFLFELLREAGLRIPTTVGQTLSVVGGLIIGQAAISAGFASPGIVVMMAISVVSTFTLINQSLTGTLSILRFFVYILSSLLGVVGLIFAVFVIFIHLVNLRSFGVPFMAPYSPLVPSSVLPATFRVRFKKMKRRPKELHTNDSTKKKDE
- a CDS encoding endospore germination permease, with amino-acid sequence MKNQTLSLLQMSLILIGSTGLVNHVIIIPMVLDVSARDSWIAILFSCVSYLFLLPILYFIQKRMHGEQLFLWIKRNFGIFVAYPLVAIILLYLFSLSVVTLKETLTFLSFYLPKTPKLFLGAAFSIICFYNAKHGIQSIGLTAGILLPIVIILGFFVMTANFPNKDFSFLKPYMEYGTSPVIKGMIYPISGFVEFGFILFIHHHLKTKLKFSTLIWIGIIFLVLTIGPTIGAIIEFGPFVAAKQRYPAFEEWRLVSIGRYIEHLDFLSVYQWFVGAFIRMSLLSFLIPDLLQVTNKKVKYGLQLFIFGGIILLSILSINDTAFYLFLSRLFLPGTVVFMLFLFVLLAFLSMFANKKKGVKTNEAQ